gggcagtattatagtagttatattcttgtacataggggcagtattatagtagttatattcttgtacataggagcagtattatagtagttatattcttgtacatttttATACCTAAAAGGAACACCTTCCCGTCGTCGCTCTTCTGCGGTTTGAACTCGTGCAGCAGGTTCTCGTAGTAGAAGGCTACTCGGACACTGGCCATGGGACAACCAATTTCTCGGAAATACTCTTCTACCTCTCCTTTACTGTCAAAGTGAGGCACGTGCAGCTTTCCCCCGGTGGTCTTCTTCACGTTTTCCAGTCCGCTGTAGACTACAATCTCCAGATTCAGGCGTTTACACAGATCCGCAACCAACTTTCCCTGTTTCACAAACAAGACAATGAAGGATGTTCTTGTTCTTTCATACAATTATTTGACTTTTCCAGACTCCTAAATGTCAGAATGGGTCTTTTACCCTCGTTGGTGCCTCCCTTACTGCTTATGATGACAAAAAAAGGATAAACTACAGACACAGCGTGCAGGCAGCACAATCTGCTCCACGGACGGGGTCACTGCGGAGCGTCGCCTCTGCTCTGTTTGCTCCATGGTTTCCTGCAGACCATGGCGTCCTCATTACCTCACCTGGATAATTTCTTTGTCCTTCTTAGAGCCTTCAAAAGCATTGGTGACCACGAACGCCCCATACGCCCCGCTCAGGGCGGCCTCCAGGCTCTTCTCATCGTCCAGATCCGCGGACACGACCTCCGCTCCGGCCTCCTTTAGCTTCACAGCTGCCGGTTTGCTGGTGTCCCGAGTCACCGCCCTGACCTCAAAGGTGCCATCATCCAGGAGAGCGGCAGCGACGGATCCGCCCTGAGCTCCTAGGAGAGAAAGACAAACACACAAGAAAGGCTAAACTAAAAGTATATTATGGTCCTGGTGGAAATTTGCAGTGACTGAAGACCTTCAGCCTCACCGCAGGGGTCCCTGATACAAGCTATGTATATAGTCACGAGGCCAATGATAAAATACTGTCCATCTGCagcaaccactagagggagctcttgaGCGGTCTGTATACAGTCCTATCACTGGCCTCATCCTgaatccaccactagagggagctctgggGCAGTCTGTATACAGTCCTATCATTGTTCTGCCTGCAgtatccactagagggagctctggaGCAGTCTGTATACAGTCCCTTCACTGGCCTCTGCCTGCGGTCTGCACTAGAGGGAGCTCTGGAGCAGTCTGTATACAGTCCCTTCACTGGCCTCTGCCTGCGGTCTGCACTAGAGGGAGCTCTGGAGCAGTCTGTATACAGTCCCTTCACTGGCCTCTGCCTGCGGTCTCCACTAGAGGGAGATCTGGGGCAGTCTGTATACAGTCCTATCATTGTTCTGCCTGCggtctccactagagggagctctgtaGCAGTCTGTATACAGTCCCTTCACTGGCCTCTGCCTGCGGTCTCCACTAGAGGGAGATCTGGGGCAGTCTGTATACAGTCCTATCATTGTTCTGCCTGCggtctccactagagggagctctgtaGCAGTCTGTATACAGTCCCTTCACTGGCCTCTGCCTGCGGTCTCCACTAGAGGGAGATCTGGGGCAGTCTGTATACAGTCCTATCATTGTTCTGCCTGCagtctccactagagggagctctggaGCTGTCTGTATACAGTCCTATCATTGCTCTGCCTGCagtctccactagagggagctctggaGCTGTCTGTATACAGTCCTATCATTGTTCTGCCTGCAgtatccactagagggagctctggaGCAGTCTGTATACAGTCCTATCATTGTTCTGCCTGCagtctccactagagggagctctggaGCAGTCTGTATACAGTCCTATCATTATTCTGCCTGCAGTGCGCTCTGTGGTCAGGTAGTTCATTATTGACTTACCTGTGGCCCCGAAGACCACGACTAACCTCTTCCCGGCCATGGCGCACTCAGTACAGATGGGTTGATATGAAGCCTTCTCCTCCGCTGTCTTCTCTCTTATAGCCGGTCGCTGTGACTCAGTGGACAAACAATGCCCAGGTGATGGCAGATCCCAGGGGCGCAGCTCATTTTTGTAAGCGGTCCAGCCAACCAGATCCGCGATTCTTAAGTCTCCATTATTTACTGAGGAGCCGCGAATAACCTTCCACCCCCAAACTGAGCTCCAAAACCCGACCTCAGATTGTCCTCAGTTCACCCGCACAATCAGCGCTCCCTATACCACCGAGCCGCGCTCCCTATACCACCGAGCCGCGCTCCCTATACCACCGAGCCGCGCTCCCTATACCACCGAGCCGCGCTCCCTATACCACCGAGCCACGCTCCCTATACCACCGAGCCCCGCTCCCTATACCACCGAGCCGCGCTCCTTATACCACCGAGCCGCGCTCCCTATACCACCGAGCCCCGCTCCCTATACCACCGAGCCCCGCTCCCTATACCACCGAGCCGCGCTCCCTATACCACCGAGCCGCGCTCCCTATACCACCGAGCCGCGCTCCCTATACCACCGAGCCGCGCTCCCTATCCACCGAGCCGCGCTCCCTATACCACCGAGCCGCGCTCCCTATACCACCGAGCCGCGCTCCCTATACCACCGAGCCGCGCTCCCTATACCACCGAGCCGCGCTCCCTATACCACCGAGCCGCCCTCCCTATACCATCGAGCCGCGCTCCCTATACCACCGAGCCGCGCTCCCTATACCACCGAGCCGCGATCCCTATACCACCGAGCCGCGCTCCCTATACCACCGAGCCGCCCTCCCTATACCACCGAGCCGCCCTCCCTATACCACCGAGCCGCGATCCCTATACCACCGAGCCGCGCTCCCTATACCACCGAGCCGTGCTCCCTATACCACCGAGCCGCCCTCCCTATACCACCGAGCCGCGATCCCTATACCACCGAGCCGCGCTCCCTATACCACCGAGCCGTGCTCCCTATACCACCGAGCCGCCCTCCCTATACCACCGAGCCGCGATCCCTATACCACCGAGCCGCGCTCCCTATACCACCGAGCCGCCCTCCCTATACCACCGAGCCGCGCTCCCTATACCACCGAGCCGCGCTCCCTATACCACCGAGCCGCGATCCCTATACCACCGAGCCGCGCTCCCTATACCACCGAGCCGCGCTCCCTATACCACCGAGCCACGCTCCCTATACCACCGAGCCGCGATCCCTATACCACCGAGCCGCGCTCCCTATACCACCGAGCCGCCCTCCCTATACCACCGAGCCGCGATCCCTATACCACCGAGTCACGCTCCCTATACCACCGAGCCGCGATCCCTATACCACCGAGCCGCGCTCCCTATACCACCGAGCCACGCTCCCTATACCACCGAGCCGCGCTCCCTATACCACCGAGCCGACAACAGCCGAAATCTCTGCTACACGGGTTGTCACAGCCTCTGACCGACAGTGGAGGGGACCAAACACCCAACACCCCGgactatgtatctaatcctctcctgtgtgatactgactgctgagctgtgtatctaatcctctcctgtgtgatactgactgctgagctgtgtatctaatcctctcctgtgtgatactgactgctgagccatgtatctaatcctctcctgtgtgatactgactgctgagccgtgtatctaatcctctcctgtgtgatactgacagctgagccatgtatctaatcctctcctgtgtgatactgactgctgagctgtgtatctaatcctatcctgtgtgatactgtctgctgagccgtgtatctaatcctatcctgtgtgatactgtctgctgagctgtgtatctaatcctctcctgtgtgatactgactgctgagccgtgtatctaatcctctcctgtgtgatactgtctgctgagccgtgtatctaatcctatcttgtgtgata
The nucleotide sequence above comes from Ranitomeya imitator isolate aRanImi1 chromosome 7, aRanImi1.pri, whole genome shotgun sequence. Encoded proteins:
- the LOC138645472 gene encoding nmrA-like family domain-containing protein 1, which codes for MAGKRLVVVFGATGAQGGSVAAALLDDGTFEVRAVTRDTSKPAAVKLKEAGAEVVSADLDDEKSLEAALSGAYGAFVVTNAFEGSKKDKEIIQGKLVADLCKRLNLEIVVYSGLENVKKTTGGKLHVPHFDSKGEVEEYFREIGCPMASVRVAFYYENLLHEFKPQKSDDGKVFLLGLPMGDVPLDGISVEDLGPIVVAILKSPACYKGKDIGLSAGKLLVEEYAKIMSTISKKIIKDAKMLPEKFEEHGGDHHMGNMFRFYRMKPDRDVEHTRKLHPKIRSFHQWMEEKKEAFKW